CAGGCGCTGCACGAGCTGAACCAGGCCTTTTCGCGCACCTTCAGCCTCAGCCTGTCCGCCTGGCTGGGGTCGAATGTGCAGATCGTCATGACTGGTGCGCAAAGGGTGATCTTTACTTCCATGCTGGAGACCTGTGATGTGGAAAGCACCTACTTTTCGCTTTGCCACTTTTCACCGGTGGAGGGAAACAGCATTATCTCGATGGAGATGAAGCTGATCGCTCCCGTCATACACCTGGGCCTGGGCGGAACGGAGTTGACGGAAGAGGTGGAGGCTCCACGGGAGCTGACCGATATCGATGTCGCCATTATGGACACACTGATGACCCGTCTGTGCGGCGAGTTGAATCACCTGTGGGCACAGTGCGGCCTGCGATGCGAGTATGGCCAGCGCATTCTGCCGGCCACCCTTGGGCGGCTTTTCCCACGCATGGAAGACATGCTGTGCCTGACCTACCAGATGCACATAGGCAACATGAAAGGCACCCTGCAGATTGCTCTGGGTACGGCGGTCAGCGATATGGTGCTGCGCGAACTGGTGCGGCAGGACAGCAAGCGCGTCCAAAGCCCGGCGACCCGCGAAACGCTGCGCACCCGGCTTTCAGGGATGAGCGTGGAAGGCACGCTGGAGACAATGCCGTTCAAGATTTCAGCTGATGAAGTGCTTGCCCTGGAGCCGGGTGCGATTGTCCGCACCGGACTTTCGGAGGGAACGGACTTCCTGTTGTCGCTCTCCGGCCAGAAGGTGTGGCAGGCTGGCGCCATCGCCCTGGGAGAGCGGCGAGGCGCGCAGCTTATCGAGCGGCGGAGCGAATGACAGTCTTCGCCGTTGCCGCGTTCTCAAACCGGTCATAGACCCGCACGGCCAGCGTGTGCTCGGCGGCAGGACCGCTGAGCGGCAGCGTGAAATCGTAACGTTCGGTGGGGGAGTCAGACAGCTTCCCGGCAGGCTCCAGGTACTGCCAGGGGCCGGCATCGAGGGAGTATTCGGCGTGGGCAATGGCCGAGCTGGCATCGGTAGCCTCCAGCGTTGCGTGGATCTGTCCGTTGAGCAGTACAGCCGTCAGCGTGCCGGGGACGGGAGGTGTGGTGTCCACCTCAAAGCGTGCGCTGACGCGATCGCCGGACAGCGTTTCCCCGGAGTTGTGGCTGGGAGCGTCAGAAGCGACAACGCGCAGGGTGTAGCCTCCGTCAGGTAGCTGCGAGGTATCCCAGGAATAGTACTTCTCGCTCACCTTATCCTTCAGCAGACGCCAGGCGGTCTCGGTGTCTCCACGGTAGTAGAGGGTGTAGGTCAGCTCGTCGCCGTTGTCGTCGTGCGCGGCCCAGCGGGCGGTGATGGAGTCTTTGTCTTTCTGCGCCGTCAGCGGGGGATAGGGGTCCTGCTGCATCACAAAGCCGGGGTTGGAACTGGCGCGTGGAAAGGCCACCTGGACGGTTTGTCCCTGGTTCACGGGCGGGGGATTCATCTTTGCCCCGGGCTGCACCACCACATCGTCCACTGCCGGGGCCAGGTTCTTCGGCAGGTAGTTCAGGGTGACGGAGTCGATGTTGCTTCCGGGCAGGAGCGCGGTCTTCCATTGCACGTAGCGTGCAGAGGTGGAGGAGGCCGGTTTGCTGTTCGGAGTGACCTTTGCCCAGTCGGTCCAGTTGATCTCCGGGTTTTCGACGTTGCCGGAGCGGAGATAAAGCTCCGCGTCCTTTGAGCCGCGAAGCTCTGCACGGCCCCACTGCGAGAAGACGCCTGCGTCAAAGACATCGGAGATGTAGGTGCTGGTTGCGGCGGGTTTGTCCTGCATCCGGAATAAGCGGCCGGAGTTGCTGGTCGCAATATAGAGGCCGCTGGACGTGGGGGCGAAGGCCATGCCCTGTGCTGCGTCCAGGTGTGCGACGTCTGTAAAGACGCCAGGATTGGCAGGATCAATGGAATAGACGCGACCGCGGTTTCCGGTTGCCACCAGCAGCTTACCGTTGCGAACGGTAAGGGCATAGACCACGTCTTCGCGGAAGGACTGCAGGCGCTGCGGAGTTCCGTCCGGAGCGATCTGGTAAATGTCGGAACCCTCGGGAATCAACGTGTTGGCGGAGGCGGCGTTGGCGGAGCCGGGAAGAATGGTGATGGAAACCGCCTGATTGCCCTGCACGGGAAGCGGCGGCAGGTTGGGGCTGCGCTTGTCGCCGACACCGGCGGCGTAAAGTGAACCATCGGGGCCAAGGGCCAGGGCGGTGATCTCGTGCCGCGGAGCGTCGTACAGCGCAAAGGGCTTTTCGCCCGGCTTGATGCGGTAGATGACACCGGCTCCGTCAGACCCGGCGTAAAGGGTGCCGTCCGGACCGAGCAAAAGGCAGCGGATGTGCTGATCACCGGACTTGAGTACTAGTTCCGGCTTACCACCTGCCGGAATCCTGTAAATAGCGGCGGGAGCTCCGGTTGCGACATAGAGGTCGCCCTTGGGAGTGAGAGCGATATCCCATAGATACTTCGGCTTCTCGGGAAGTGTAGAGGGGTCAAGCACCACGGCGGATTTGCCGGGACCGTCAATCTGGTAGACCATGCCGCCGGGCGAGGTGGCGGCGTAGAGTTTGCCGCCGGGCGAGGTGCGAATGGCCTGAACTGCCATCTCCTTGGTTTCAAAGAGCTTGGTCGCTTTGCCCTGCGGGTCGACCTTCAGGATGGCGGCGGTTCCGCCGGAGATCGCCCCACTGCCCAGGTAAGCGTTCCCCGCATCGTCGGTTACCGCGGACCACAGATAGTTGCCGTCGCTGGTATAGAGCAGGGTGGTGGCGGGCGCGGGCTGCAGATGGCCGTCCGAGCGGATGGCAATGCCGCTGGGCTTGCCCTTCTCAAACTCGTCGTAACGGGACTGGGTCCACTGGCGCGTTCCCTGGGCGGAGACAGCGGTGGCAGCGAGGATGGGCAGAAGAGCGAGGGTCGTCAGCTTCATTTAGCGAATGTTCAGGGTCAGGACCTGTGCGCCGGTCAGAGCGTTGTCAAGAGGGGCCGAACCAGCCTCGGTCAGGCTCTCACCATTCAGGTTCATACGGCGGGAGTCCTGCAGGGGCTGGTAAATATTGGCGACAGAGAGTGGAACCTGGGGCAGGGCCTGCGCATTTACGACGGCCTGTGCGGCATGGTCCAGTACGGTAACGTAGACGCGGTCATTGGCATGCCGCTGATTCAAAAGGGTGATGGTGTCTCGCAAGGGCAGCGAGGTGGGAAGCTGCTGGGCCATCAGGCGATCGAGCGTGGCTCCGTCCGAGACCAGGATACGGACCGGGCCGGATGGAAGCGTTGAAGGCAGTTTGACCGGAATTCTGAGGATTTTTGCGGCGCTTTGGTACGGATTAACGGTCATTTCCACGCTTATTTCGTCTCCCGGAGAGGCTTCTACAACGCTTAAACGTGCCGATTCAAGCTGGGCGGTGCGTCGTCCGGGCAGGGTTTCCACCTTCAGATCGAGCGCGGTGATCTTCGGCTGCTCAGCCGGGGAGCCATAGATGGGCTGGAAACGATCGTTGACGGTGAGTGCGGCGATGACGGCGGCAGGGGCGAGATCCGTCTGGGCGGCGACGGTGGAGAAGGTGACGGCAGGGTATCCGGCGAGGCTGACCGTGCCCTCCAGACGATAGGAGAGCTCCGATGCGTAGGTGTTGGTGCCATGGATGGCCTGGTAGACGGAGGCCAGCAGCGCTTGCGGGGTGAGTTCGCGGTTGTTGAGCACGCGGAAGCGCATGGGTTTGGCGCCGTTGACGGCGACGGTGACGGGGATCATCTCGGCGGTCTGGCCAAACTGGCCGAGGATGGCGGAGGCGCGGTCCTGGGTGAACGCACCGACGGTCTCGGTCGTATTAATGATCTTGAAGGCGTTCAGCGGCGAAGCCAGTGTGGCCAGTACCTGCGCTTTGGTCATGGGCATGGAGACATTGCCGTACTGGGTAATGGGATGTCCGCAGGCCAGAAGCTGTTTCGGGTCGACGTAGGTGACGGTGCAGGTGCCTGCAATCGACAGGTCGCCATCAACCAGAACGGCGGAGACAGCCGAGCCTGGCACGATGGGCTCAGGCTGTTTCTCGTCTGGCGCCGAGGAGCCGATTCCGGCAACCGGATGCAGGCCGAGAGCGGTGAACCGGTCCTGGAAGAGAGCGATGGTGTCCTGCGAGAAGCCGGTGAAGACGAGGGAGGTCTCCATGGGCGTTACCTCTGGGGAGGTGACGCGCATGGCTGGAGGGCTCGATGTCAGGAGGGCTAGTTGCGAGGCGGAGCTCTCCACTGCGGCGCTTTGCGCCTCCGGCCGGGATGACAAACTTTGGGAAGTGGTTGCGGGTGTTGCGGGGATGGCGGGTGGCGGGGAGTTGCGCACCTGCAGCATCTGTTCAATGGGGGTGATGCCGGCGATAGGTTCTTTGCTGAACTGGCCGATACGGTAGCTGAGTGCGCCGAGCAGCTTGCCGTCAATGTATACGGGCGAGCCGGACATGCCGGCGACGACGCCGGTGTATTCGGGCTTGGCGCCGTGCAGGCGGGCGAGGATCATGTCCTGGCCGGGGCCGATGGCGTTGCGCAGCAGGCCGAGGATCTCAACGTCCATGGGTTCGGGGTTGACGCCCTCAAAGACCGTCCACGCGGTGGCGTGCTGGCCACGGTGAACCTGGGCCAGGGGATAGAAGCTGGTGGTGGCTGGCGGGGCAACAGGCGCAGACTGGCCGGACGCGGCGAGCGGCAGGGTAACCAGGGCGAAAGCAAGTGTGGCACGAAGCATCGGCTTGAGGAGAAGTGTACGGGATTCTGTGGGTAGTTTTTGCCCTTGTGAGCGAGGGAAGGTGTAATGTGCGGAGCGGGTCTGCGTCTTTATGGGCAAACAGCGGAGAAGTTCCCAGCCGCGAAAGGAGAGACGATGATCTACAAGTGCGATGATTGCCCCTGCGGAAACGCCTGCACCTGCGTCCTGTGCGCCTGCCTGAGCCGCCGTTAGAACCAAGGGCGGAGGGTACCAGAATGTGCCCTCCGCCGAGTTGAGAGAGAGATATGTCTGAGACGATGCTGAGTCCGTTGCTGGAACAGCGAAAGCAATTTCTGAGCTTTGTGCGCCGCCGGGTGAACGACCCGGCTCTGGCGGAAGATATTCTGCAGGCCGCGTATCTGCGGGCCATGAAGCATGAAGGGGATT
Above is a genomic segment from Terriglobus tenax containing:
- a CDS encoding flagellar motor switch protein FliM, with the translated sequence MNAAVTPLNLATRKSITKAQTQALHELNQAFSRTFSLSLSAWLGSNVQIVMTGAQRVIFTSMLETCDVESTYFSLCHFSPVEGNSIISMEMKLIAPVIHLGLGGTELTEEVEAPRELTDIDVAIMDTLMTRLCGELNHLWAQCGLRCEYGQRILPATLGRLFPRMEDMLCLTYQMHIGNMKGTLQIALGTAVSDMVLRELVRQDSKRVQSPATRETLRTRLSGMSVEGTLETMPFKISADEVLALEPGAIVRTGLSEGTDFLLSLSGQKVWQAGAIALGERRGAQLIERRSE
- a CDS encoding WD40 repeat domain-containing protein translates to MKLTTLALLPILAATAVSAQGTRQWTQSRYDEFEKGKPSGIAIRSDGHLQPAPATTLLYTSDGNYLWSAVTDDAGNAYLGSGAISGGTAAILKVDPQGKATKLFETKEMAVQAIRTSPGGKLYAATSPGGMVYQIDGPGKSAVVLDPSTLPEKPKYLWDIALTPKGDLYVATGAPAAIYRIPAGGKPELVLKSGDQHIRCLLLGPDGTLYAGSDGAGVIYRIKPGEKPFALYDAPRHEITALALGPDGSLYAAGVGDKRSPNLPPLPVQGNQAVSITILPGSANAASANTLIPEGSDIYQIAPDGTPQRLQSFREDVVYALTVRNGKLLVATGNRGRVYSIDPANPGVFTDVAHLDAAQGMAFAPTSSGLYIATSNSGRLFRMQDKPAATSTYISDVFDAGVFSQWGRAELRGSKDAELYLRSGNVENPEINWTDWAKVTPNSKPASSTSARYVQWKTALLPGSNIDSVTLNYLPKNLAPAVDDVVVQPGAKMNPPPVNQGQTVQVAFPRASSNPGFVMQQDPYPPLTAQKDKDSITARWAAHDDNGDELTYTLYYRGDTETAWRLLKDKVSEKYYSWDTSQLPDGGYTLRVVASDAPSHNSGETLSGDRVSARFEVDTTPPVPGTLTAVLLNGQIHATLEATDASSAIAHAEYSLDAGPWQYLEPAGKLSDSPTERYDFTLPLSGPAAEHTLAVRVYDRFENAATAKTVIRSAAR
- a CDS encoding SpoIVB peptidase S55 domain-containing protein, encoding MLRATLAFALVTLPLAASGQSAPVAPPATTSFYPLAQVHRGQHATAWTVFEGVNPEPMDVEILGLLRNAIGPGQDMILARLHGAKPEYTGVVAGMSGSPVYIDGKLLGALSYRIGQFSKEPIAGITPIEQMLQVRNSPPPAIPATPATTSQSLSSRPEAQSAAVESSASQLALLTSSPPAMRVTSPEVTPMETSLVFTGFSQDTIALFQDRFTALGLHPVAGIGSSAPDEKQPEPIVPGSAVSAVLVDGDLSIAGTCTVTYVDPKQLLACGHPITQYGNVSMPMTKAQVLATLASPLNAFKIINTTETVGAFTQDRASAILGQFGQTAEMIPVTVAVNGAKPMRFRVLNNRELTPQALLASVYQAIHGTNTYASELSYRLEGTVSLAGYPAVTFSTVAAQTDLAPAAVIAALTVNDRFQPIYGSPAEQPKITALDLKVETLPGRRTAQLESARLSVVEASPGDEISVEMTVNPYQSAAKILRIPVKLPSTLPSGPVRILVSDGATLDRLMAQQLPTSLPLRDTITLLNQRHANDRVYVTVLDHAAQAVVNAQALPQVPLSVANIYQPLQDSRRMNLNGESLTEAGSAPLDNALTGAQVLTLNIR